In Leucobacter sp. CX169, a single genomic region encodes these proteins:
- a CDS encoding DUF1345 domain-containing protein, which produces MSSKLARLGTAATSTMTVVVESVGVLMQVALIAIGLEFIFAFDDDTQFGALILWCVLATVYLAGTVLWLNIDLRTREDDHVFIARASSARLMALLATASAFLSSAVGLVAAVALLVMRQEPDHLAIAEVIPLWAMLLSWAMFHWGYARLYHSRCLRAAPAQPIRFPGTDNPRLTDFVYFSFTNGTTFGVSDSMVNDSKMRWTVVWHTTLSFFFNALIIVLTMNTIAGGFQGL; this is translated from the coding sequence ATGTCTTCGAAGCTCGCTCGCCTCGGCACCGCCGCAACGTCAACGATGACGGTGGTCGTCGAGAGCGTCGGCGTTCTGATGCAGGTCGCCCTGATCGCCATCGGACTCGAGTTCATCTTCGCGTTCGACGACGACACCCAATTCGGCGCCTTGATCCTGTGGTGCGTGCTCGCCACGGTCTATCTGGCGGGCACGGTCCTGTGGCTCAACATCGACCTGCGCACGCGCGAGGACGATCACGTCTTTATCGCGCGCGCGAGCTCGGCGCGCCTCATGGCGCTGCTCGCCACGGCCTCCGCCTTCCTGTCGAGCGCGGTGGGCCTCGTCGCCGCAGTGGCTCTGCTGGTCATGCGCCAGGAGCCCGACCACCTGGCGATCGCCGAGGTCATCCCGCTCTGGGCAATGCTGTTGTCGTGGGCGATGTTCCACTGGGGGTACGCCCGGCTCTACCACTCGCGGTGCCTGCGCGCCGCCCCCGCGCAGCCCATCCGGTTCCCCGGCACCGACAACCCCCGTCTCACCGACTTCGTGTACTTCTCGTTCACGAACGGCACGACGTTCGGCGTCTCCGATTCGATGGTGAACGATTCGAAGATGCGGTGGACCGTCGTCTGGCACACGACCCTCAGCTTCTTCTTCAACGCCCTCATCATCGTGCTCACGATGAACACGATCGCGGGCGGATTTCAGGGTTTGTGA
- the ribD gene encoding bifunctional diaminohydroxyphosphoribosylaminopyrimidine deaminase/5-amino-6-(5-phosphoribosylamino)uracil reductase RibD — MHEQQILESAMRRGLELAARGPAADTNPRVGCVILGPDGEIVAEGWHEGAGTPHAEVAALAKLPRAAQDHGAELTAVVTLEPCNHTGRTGPCALALIEAGIGRVVFALADPGHAEGGGAERLRAAGVEVVGGLLEDEARAFLSDWLAARAPQQPVPRPRVIAKWAQSLDGRAAAADGSSQWITGPEARADVHQRRQSADAILVGTGTLLADDPSLTARGADGELLPGAQPIPVVLGHRAIPAGARIGAHPAGPPILLAGDDLHADLALLASRGITSVFVEGGPTVTSALIAAGLVDELLVYVAPVLIGGPRTALGDIGVPSIAGAPRLVIERTTRLGADTLFHARFNREESDVHGTH; from the coding sequence ATGCACGAGCAGCAGATTCTCGAGAGCGCCATGCGGCGCGGGCTCGAGCTTGCCGCCCGTGGGCCGGCCGCTGACACGAACCCTCGCGTGGGGTGCGTCATCTTGGGCCCCGACGGCGAGATCGTCGCCGAGGGCTGGCACGAGGGCGCCGGCACGCCCCATGCAGAGGTCGCCGCCCTCGCGAAACTGCCGCGGGCCGCGCAGGACCACGGCGCCGAACTCACCGCCGTCGTGACCCTCGAACCGTGCAACCACACCGGCCGCACCGGCCCCTGCGCGCTTGCGCTGATCGAGGCGGGCATCGGCCGCGTCGTGTTCGCGCTCGCCGACCCGGGCCACGCCGAGGGTGGCGGCGCCGAACGCCTCCGCGCTGCCGGAGTCGAGGTCGTCGGCGGGCTGCTCGAGGACGAGGCCCGCGCGTTCCTCTCCGATTGGCTTGCCGCACGCGCCCCCCAGCAGCCGGTCCCCCGCCCCCGAGTCATTGCGAAGTGGGCGCAGTCGCTCGACGGCCGCGCCGCGGCGGCAGACGGCTCGAGCCAGTGGATCACCGGCCCTGAGGCGCGCGCCGATGTGCACCAGCGCAGGCAATCCGCCGACGCGATCCTGGTGGGAACGGGCACCCTGCTTGCCGACGACCCGAGCCTCACCGCGCGCGGCGCGGACGGCGAGCTGCTGCCGGGCGCGCAGCCGATCCCGGTCGTCCTCGGGCACCGCGCCATTCCGGCCGGAGCGCGCATTGGCGCGCACCCCGCCGGCCCGCCGATCCTGCTGGCGGGCGACGACCTGCACGCCGACCTCGCGCTGCTCGCGAGCCGCGGAATCACGAGCGTCTTCGTCGAGGGCGGGCCGACCGTCACGAGCGCCCTGATCGCGGCGGGCCTCGTGGACGAGCTGCTGGTCTACGTCGCCCCCGTGCTGATCGGGGGGCCGCGCACGGCCCTGGGCGACATCGGCGTACCGAGCATCGCAGGCGCCCCGCGCCTCGTGATCGAACGGACCACCCGGCTCGGCGCCGACACACTCTTCCACGCACGCTTTAACCGAGAGGAATCCGATGTTCACGGGACTCATTGA
- the ribA gene encoding GTP cyclohydrolase II, whose protein sequence is MSIASIETAVAAIREGRPVIVADDESRENEGDVIISAELATPEWIAWTVKYSSGLLCAPMTNEVADQLELPMMVERNEDVRGTAYTVTVDAAHGITTGISAADRTMTLRALANADGVPSDLRRPGHVLPLRAVDGGVRVRDGHTEAAVELMRLAGLRPVAAIAEIVADDGEMMRLPGLIELGERDNVPVITIEQLVRYLNEHDPDGAPAITGHRRISMRADTLVPTTHGELRMRAYRDRRAGVDHLALISGEVPREGALVRVHSECITGEAFGSLKCECGPQLDASLDRIAAEGGVVIYLRGHEGRGIGLANKLRAYQLQEQGVDTLDANLQLGLPADARDYTAAAEILGDLGADHIRLLTNNPDKVSQLESHGVTVTERVQLYVGVTDQNTGYLETKRDRMGHVLPTDVQVATLEEQE, encoded by the coding sequence ATGAGCATCGCCAGCATTGAGACCGCAGTCGCGGCGATCCGCGAGGGCCGACCCGTCATCGTCGCCGACGACGAGAGCCGCGAAAACGAGGGTGACGTCATCATCTCGGCCGAGCTCGCCACCCCTGAGTGGATCGCCTGGACGGTGAAGTACTCGTCGGGCCTGCTCTGCGCGCCCATGACGAATGAGGTCGCCGACCAGCTCGAGCTCCCCATGATGGTCGAGCGCAACGAGGACGTTCGCGGTACCGCATACACGGTGACCGTCGACGCCGCCCACGGCATCACGACGGGCATCAGCGCGGCCGACCGCACAATGACGCTGCGGGCGCTCGCGAACGCCGACGGCGTTCCCAGCGACCTGCGTCGCCCGGGCCACGTGCTTCCGCTCCGCGCCGTTGACGGCGGCGTGCGCGTGCGCGACGGGCACACCGAGGCCGCGGTCGAGCTGATGCGGCTCGCAGGCCTCCGCCCCGTCGCGGCCATCGCCGAGATCGTCGCTGACGACGGCGAGATGATGCGCCTGCCCGGGCTCATCGAGCTCGGCGAGCGCGACAACGTGCCGGTCATCACGATCGAGCAGCTCGTGCGCTACCTGAACGAACACGACCCCGACGGCGCGCCTGCCATCACGGGCCACCGCCGCATCAGCATGCGTGCGGACACGCTCGTGCCGACCACGCACGGCGAGCTGCGCATGCGCGCGTACCGCGACCGCCGCGCCGGCGTCGACCACCTCGCGCTCATCTCGGGCGAGGTCCCCCGCGAGGGCGCGCTCGTCCGCGTGCACTCCGAGTGCATCACGGGCGAGGCCTTCGGATCGCTCAAGTGCGAGTGCGGCCCCCAGCTCGACGCGTCGCTCGACCGCATCGCGGCCGAGGGCGGCGTCGTGATCTACCTGCGCGGGCACGAGGGTCGCGGCATCGGCCTGGCCAACAAGCTGCGCGCCTACCAGCTGCAGGAGCAGGGCGTCGACACCCTGGACGCCAACCTGCAGCTCGGCCTCCCGGCGGACGCGCGCGACTACACTGCGGCGGCCGAGATCCTCGGAGACCTGGGGGCCGACCACATCCGACTACTCACGAACAACCCGGACAAGGTGAGCCAGCTCGAGTCGCACGGCGTGACCGTGACCGAGCGGGTGCAGCTGTACGTCGGCGTCACCGACCAGAACACCGGGTATCTCGAGACCAAGCGCGACCGAATGGGCCACGTACTCCCCACCGATGTGCAGGTCGCGACACTGGAGGAGCAGGAATGA
- a CDS encoding riboflavin synthase, translating into MFTGLIEEVGEIVALTPVGDSLRLTVRGPLVTSDAGHGDSISVSGVCLTVIEQGAGTFAADVMAQSLDMSTLGELVPGSRVNLERAARIDTRLGGHIVQGHVDGTATLIEARPGDAWRVLRFALPAELAPLLVDKGSVTLSGVSLTVSTISEPNAAEHWFEVSLIPETLEATTLGGLVPGDRVNVETDILARQVARMLAFAGVPGAQAPASPAPEASATPDSPSTTEGGRA; encoded by the coding sequence ATGTTCACGGGACTCATTGAAGAGGTCGGTGAGATCGTCGCGCTGACACCGGTGGGCGACTCGCTCCGCCTCACCGTCCGCGGCCCGCTCGTTACCTCCGACGCGGGGCACGGCGATTCCATCTCGGTGTCGGGCGTCTGCCTTACGGTAATCGAGCAGGGCGCGGGCACCTTCGCCGCCGACGTGATGGCGCAGTCGCTCGACATGTCGACCCTGGGCGAGCTCGTTCCCGGTTCCCGGGTCAACCTCGAGCGCGCGGCGCGCATCGACACCCGCCTCGGCGGGCACATCGTGCAGGGGCACGTTGACGGCACCGCGACCCTGATCGAGGCCCGTCCCGGCGACGCGTGGCGCGTGCTCCGCTTCGCGCTACCCGCCGAGCTTGCCCCGCTGCTTGTCGACAAGGGTTCCGTGACGCTCTCGGGCGTCTCGCTCACCGTGTCGACCATCTCTGAGCCGAACGCCGCCGAGCATTGGTTCGAGGTGTCGCTCATCCCCGAGACGCTTGAGGCGACGACCCTCGGCGGGCTCGTCCCAGGCGACCGCGTCAACGTCGAGACCGACATCCTCGCCCGCCAGGTCGCCCGCATGCTAGCCTTCGCCGGCGTCCCCGGCGCCCAGGCACCTGCCTCGCCGGCCCCCGAAGCTTCCGCTACTCCCGATTCACCGTCTACCACCGAAGGAGGGCGAGCATGA
- the ribH gene encoding 6,7-dimethyl-8-ribityllumazine synthase — MSGAGAPDLSVDGSGLRVAIIAGSWHQEIIDGMIAGAEQTLLDSGAEQVLFRVGGAFELPLAAQAALRAGYDAAVCLGVIVRGGTPHFEYVSSAVTEGLTRVALDESKPVGFGILTVDTEQQAFDRSGLPGSKESKGQEAAEAALQVAVLARTIRAS; from the coding sequence ATGAGCGGCGCGGGCGCCCCGGACCTCTCGGTCGATGGCAGCGGCCTGCGGGTCGCAATCATCGCCGGCAGCTGGCACCAGGAGATCATCGACGGCATGATCGCCGGCGCCGAGCAGACGCTGCTCGATTCCGGCGCCGAACAGGTGCTGTTCCGCGTGGGCGGCGCCTTCGAGCTGCCCCTCGCGGCACAGGCGGCGCTTCGTGCCGGATACGACGCGGCGGTCTGCCTCGGCGTCATCGTGCGCGGCGGGACCCCCCACTTCGAGTACGTGTCGTCCGCGGTCACCGAGGGCCTCACCAGGGTCGCGCTCGACGAGAGCAAGCCGGTGGGGTTCGGCATCTTGACCGTCGACACTGAGCAGCAAGCATTCGATCGCTCGGGCCTGCCCGGCTCGAAGGAGTCGAAGGGCCAGGAGGCCGCCGAGGCCGCCCTGCAGGTCGCGGTGCTCGCACGCACTATCCGCGCTTCTTGA